The window CTCAAGAAGAGCCCCCGGCCACGGCGCAGGACGTCCAGCAGGACGCCGTCCTTGGCGTTGGCTTTTTTGGCCGCCTTCAAAAAGGCCGCCACGTCCGGGGTGCGCTGGCGGTTGAGCGAAGAGATCAAATCCCCGGCCTCAAGGCCGAGGCGCTCGGCCAGGCCGCCGCCCGCCACTTCCAACACCACCACACCCGCCGTCCCGGCGGGCACGCCCAGGCGCGCGGCCATGCTTTCGTCCAAGGGCCCCACCCGCGCGCCCTCCCAAATCGACTCGCCCGCGGGTTCGCCGGTGTCGCCGGTCTCCCCCTCGGCCGGGGTGGAGGCCTTCGGCATTTCGGCCGTGGCAAGCGGCAATTCCAGGGTTTTCCCTTCGCGGATCAGCCCCACGCGAACGGTGGTCTTGGGCGGGGTGCGTCCGACGATGTCCACGAGGATGTCCCGGGTGGGGGTCTTTTTCCCGGCGAAAGAGACGATCACGTCCCCGCGTTTGAGGCCCGCCTTGTCCGCCGGACCGCCGGGCAGAACGTGGTTGATCATGACCCCCTCGGCCTTGGACAGACCGAACTGCCGGGCGATGACTTCGTTGACGGAGAGGATTTCCACCCCCATCCAGCCGCGCACGACGCGGCCCTTCTCGATCAATTGGTCCATGATGTCCTTCACGCGGTTGGCCGGGATGGCGAACCCGATGCCCGCGAAAACGCCGGTCGGCGCGTAAATGGCGGTGTTGACGCCGATGACCTCGCCGCGGATGTTGACGAGGGGCCCGCCGGAATTGCCCCGGTTGATGGCCGCGTCGGTTTGGATGAGGCCCGAATAATTGACGCCCTCGATGCTGAGCGATTGCCGGACGGCGCTGATGACCCCCACGGTCACCGTCTGTTCGAGCCCGAACGGACTGCCGACGGCGATGGCCCAGTCGCCCACGCGGGTCTTGTCGGAATCGCCCAGGGCGGCGTAAGTCAAGGCGCCCTTGGGCTCGATTTTTATGACCGCCAGGTCGCTGCGCGGATCGGCGCCGACGACCTTGCCGGCGTATTTCCGCTCCTCGGGGAATTGAAACGTCACCGTCAACTCATCGGCCCCGCGGACCACGTGCTCGTTGGTGAGGATGTACCCCCGGGGATCCACCACCA of the Elusimicrobiota bacterium genome contains:
- a CDS encoding Do family serine endopeptidase gives rise to the protein MNESHQKRVFFWAAVAAFAALVVWMADRRGESGLLPSDWLPSKNKGRQTEPVAVEGPVLNLQESFAKVAERVKPTVVSITATHIETFQAAPQEFFFGDPFEEFFREFHGAPRRQGPAPRPFQRKQQGMGSGVVVDPRGYILTNEHVVRGADELTVTFQFPEERKYAGKVVGADPRSDLAVIKIEPKGALTYAALGDSDKTRVGDWAIAVGSPFGLEQTVTVGVISAVRQSLSIEGVNYSGLIQTDAAINRGNSGGPLVNIRGEVIGVNTAIYAPTGVFAGIGFAIPANRVKDIMDQLIEKGRVVRGWMGVEILSVNEVIARQFGLSKAEGVMINHVLPGGPADKAGLKRGDVIVSFAGKKTPTRDILVDIVGRTPPKTTVRVGLIREGKTLELPLATAEMPKASTPAEGETGDTGEPAGESIWEGARVGPLDESMAARLGVPAGTAGVVVLEVAGGGLAERLGLEAGDLISSLNRQRTPDVAAFLKAAKKANAKDGVLLDVLRRGRGLFLSYRDGDE